A section of the Triticum dicoccoides isolate Atlit2015 ecotype Zavitan chromosome 7A, WEW_v2.0, whole genome shotgun sequence genome encodes:
- the LOC119332400 gene encoding sucrose:sucrose 1-fructosyltransferase-like, which translates to MGSHGKPPLPYAYKPLPSGAAVDADGERTGWTRWRVCATVLTASAMVVVVVGATLLAGFRVDQAVDEEAAAGFPWSNEMLQWQRSGYHFQTAKNYMSDPNGLMYYNGWYHMFFQYNPVGTDWDDGMEWGHAVSRNLVTWRTLPIAMVADQWYDILGVLSGSMTVLPNGTVIMIYTGATNASAVEVQCIATPADPNDPFLRRWTKHPANPVIWSPPGIGTKDFRDPMTAWYDESDDTWRTLLGSKDDHDGHHDGIAMMYKTKDFLNYELIPGILHRVQRTGEWECIDFYPVGHRSNDNSSEMLHVLKASMDDERHDYYSLGTYDSAANTWTPIDPELDLGIGLRYDWGKFYASTSFYDPAKKRRVLMGYVGEVDSKRADVVKGWASIQSVPRTIALDEKTRTNLLLWPVEEIETLRLNATELSDVTLNTGSVIHIPLRQGTQLDIEATFHLDASAVAALNEADVGYNCSSSGGAVNRGALGPFGLLVLAAGDRRGEQTAVYFYVSRGLDGGLHTSFCQDELRSSRAKDVTKRVIGSTVPVLDGEAFSMRVLVDHSIVQGFAMGGRTTMTSRVYPMEAYQEAKVYLFNNATGASVMAERLVVHEMDSAHNQLSNMDDHSYVQ; encoded by the exons ATGGGGTCACACGGCAAGCCACCGCTACCGTACGCGTACAAGCCACTGCCCTCCGGCGCCGCCGTGGACGCCGACGGTGAGCGGACCGGCTGGACGAGGTGGCGCGTGTGCGCCACCGTGCTGACGGCCTCggccatggtggtggtggtggtcggcgCCACGCTCCTGGCAGGGTTCAGGGTGGACCAGGCCGTCGACGAGGAGGCCGCGGCCGGGTTCCCGTGGAGCAACGAGATGCTGCAGTGGCAGCGCAGTGGCTACCATTTCCAGACGGCCAAGAACTACATGAGCG ATCCCAACG GTCTTATGTACTACAATGGATGGTACCACATGTTCTTCCAGTACAACCCGGTGGGCACCGATTGGGACGACGGCATGGAGTGGGGCCATGCCGTGTCTCGGAACCTTGTCACGTGGCGCACCCTCCCTATTGCCATGGTGGCTGACCAGTGGTACGACATCCTGGGGGTCCTTTCGGGCTCTATGACGGTGCTACCAAATGGCACGGTCATCATGATCTACACGGGGGCCACCAACGCCTCTGCCGTTGAGGTGCAGTGCATCGCCACCCCCGCCGACCCCAACGACCCCTTCCTCCGCCGCTGGACCAAGCACCCCGCCAACCCCGTCATCTGGTCGCCGCCGGGGATCGGCACCAAGGATTTTCGAGACCCGATGACTGCTTGGTACGATGAATCTGATGACACATGGCGCACCCTCCTTGGGTCCAAGGATGACCACGACGGTCACCACGATGGGATCGCCATGATGTACAAGACCAAGGACTTCCTTAACTACGAGCTCATCCCGGGTATCTTGCATCGAGTCCAGCGCACCGGCGAGTGGGAGTGCATTGACTTCTACCCTGTCGGCCACAGAAGCAACGACAACTCATCGGAGATGTTGCACGTGTTGAAGGCGAGCATGGACGACGAACGGCACGACTACTACTCGCTAGGCACGTACGACTCGGCAGCAAACACGTGGACGCCGATCGACCCGGAGCTCGACTTGGGGATCGGGCTGAGATACGACTGGGGTAAGTTTTATGCGTCCACCTCGTTCTATGATCCGGCAAAGAAGCGGCGCGTGCTGATGGGGTACGTCGGCGAGGTCGACTCCAAGCGGGCTGATGTCGTGAAGGGATGGGCCTCGATTCAG TCAGTTCCAAGGACAATTGCTCTCGACGAGAAGACCCGGACGAACCTCCTCCTCTGGCCCGTGGAGGAGATTGAGACCCTCCGCCTCAACGCCACCGAACTTAGCGACGTCACCCTTAACACCGGCTCCGTCATCCATATCCCGCTCCGCCAAGGCactcagctcgacatcgaggcaacTTTCCACCTTGATGCTTCTGCCGTCGCTGCCCTCAATGAGGCCGATGTGGGCTACAACTGCAGCAGCAGCGGCGGTGCTGTTAACCGCGGCGCGCTAGGCCCCTTCGGCCTCCTCGTCCTCGCTGCTGGTGACCGCCGTGGCGAGCAAACGGCGGTGTATTTCTACGTGTCTAGGGGGCTCGACGGAGGCCtccataccagcttctgccaagacGAGTTGCGGTCGTCACGGGCCAAGGATGTGACGAAGCGGGTGATTGGGAGCACGGTGCCGGTGCTCGACGGCGAGGCTTTCTCGATGAGGGTGCTCGTGGACCACTCCATCGTGCAGGGCTTCGCGATGGGCGGGAGGACCACGATGACGTCGCGGGTGTACCCGATGGAGGCCTATCAGGAGGCAAAAGTGTACTTGTTCAACAATGCGACCGGTGCCAGCGTCATGGCGGAAAGGCTCGTCGTGCACGAGATGGACTCAGCACACAACCAGCTCTCCAATATGGACGATCACTCGTATGTTCAATGA